Proteins encoded in a region of the Elizabethkingia bruuniana genome:
- the ffh gene encoding signal recognition particle protein gives MFNSLQDKLDKALQNIQGRGKITEINVAETVKEIRRALVDADVNFKVAKDLTKRVQDKALGQNVLTSITPGQLMTKIVHDELVDLMGGTNEGLNLSEKPTIILIAGLQGSGKTTFSGKLANFLKKKKSKNPLLVACDVYRPAAIDQLKVLGGQTGVPVYTEEGNLNPVQISQNAIEFAKQNKHDVIIIDTAGRLAIDEEMMNEIRNVHQSVKPTETLFVVDSMTGQDAVNTAKAFNDVLNYNGVVLTKLDGDTRGGAALTIRSVVEKPIKFISTGEKMDALDIFYPERMADRILGMGDVVSLVERAQEQFDEEEAKKLHKKIAKNEFGFDDFLKQIQQIKKMGNMKDLLGMLPGVGKAIKDVDINDDAFKHIEAIIQSMTPEERRRPSTINMSRKQRIAKGAGRKLEDVNALMKQFEQMGKMMKMMQGPQGKQLMAMMGKGMPGMGGGMPGFGK, from the coding sequence ATGTTCAATAGTTTACAGGACAAACTAGATAAAGCTTTACAAAATATCCAGGGACGCGGTAAGATTACCGAGATTAACGTTGCCGAAACCGTTAAAGAAATTCGTCGTGCATTAGTAGATGCCGATGTTAACTTTAAGGTAGCAAAAGATCTTACAAAAAGAGTTCAGGATAAAGCTTTAGGACAAAATGTTTTAACATCCATTACACCGGGACAATTGATGACAAAAATTGTTCATGATGAATTAGTGGATTTAATGGGAGGAACCAATGAAGGACTTAATCTTTCCGAAAAACCAACAATTATACTAATTGCAGGTTTACAAGGTTCTGGTAAAACGACATTCTCCGGGAAATTAGCAAACTTTCTGAAGAAGAAAAAGAGCAAAAACCCTTTATTGGTAGCATGTGACGTTTATCGTCCTGCTGCGATCGATCAGCTAAAAGTATTAGGTGGTCAGACAGGAGTTCCTGTATATACTGAAGAAGGCAACCTTAATCCGGTTCAGATTTCTCAGAATGCAATAGAATTTGCAAAGCAAAACAAGCACGATGTTATCATTATAGATACCGCAGGGCGTTTGGCTATCGACGAAGAGATGATGAACGAAATTCGTAATGTTCACCAGTCTGTAAAACCTACAGAAACTCTTTTCGTAGTTGACTCTATGACGGGTCAGGATGCTGTGAATACAGCAAAAGCCTTCAACGATGTCCTTAATTATAACGGTGTAGTTCTTACCAAATTAGATGGTGATACCCGTGGTGGTGCAGCATTAACGATCCGTTCGGTAGTAGAAAAACCAATTAAGTTCATTTCTACTGGTGAGAAAATGGATGCTCTGGATATTTTCTATCCGGAAAGGATGGCAGACAGAATCCTGGGGATGGGGGATGTTGTTTCCTTAGTAGAAAGGGCTCAGGAGCAGTTTGATGAAGAGGAAGCTAAAAAGCTACACAAGAAGATTGCTAAGAACGAATTTGGTTTCGACGATTTTTTAAAGCAAATTCAGCAAATTAAAAAAATGGGTAACATGAAAGACCTTTTAGGAATGTTACCGGGAGTTGGAAAAGCTATAAAAGATGTGGATATCAATGATGATGCCTTCAAGCACATCGAAGCGATTATCCAGTCTATGACTCCGGAAGAAAGAAGAAGACCAAGCACTATTAATATGTCCAGAAAACAGCGTATTGCTAAAGGAGCAGGACGCAAACTTGAGGATGTGAACGCTTTAATGAAGCAGTTCGAACAAATGGGTAAAATGATGAAGATGATGCAGGGACCTCAAGGAAAACAGTTAATGGCTATGATGGGCAAAGGTATGCCGGGAATGGGTGGCGGAATGCCTGGATTTGGTAAATAA
- a CDS encoding TM2 domain-containing protein yields the protein MEETTQQNYNQQVPYKSEKKVAAGVLGILIGSLGIHKFYLGYTKAGIIQLIATFVTCGIASVIGLVEGIIYLTKSDEEFDRTYVQGKKEWF from the coding sequence ATGGAAGAGACAACACAACAAAACTACAATCAACAAGTACCTTATAAGTCTGAAAAGAAAGTTGCAGCAGGCGTTTTAGGTATTTTAATTGGAAGCTTGGGAATACATAAATTCTATTTAGGATATACTAAAGCAGGAATTATTCAACTTATAGCTACATTTGTTACATGTGGTATTGCAAGTGTGATTGGTCTTGTAGAAGGTATTATCTATTTGACTAAATCTGATGAGGAGTTCGACAGAACTTACGTTCAAGGTAAAAAAGAGTGGTTCTAA